The genomic region TCACGATTAAGATTACGATCAAGATTCACGATTAACTTAGGATACATAAAATGCCTACTAAACTTGTAGAAATACCTGAGGGTTACCTGAAAGCGGACCTTCACTGTCACACGTTTCACAGTGGCAAGACCGGCCATATGAAGGCGTTTGAACCAATGGATTCCTACAGCACTCCCCAGCAGCTCTACGACCTGGCAAAAAAGAGAGGAATGGATCTCGTCACCATCACGGATCATGACAGCATCGATGGTTGTCTCTCTTTTCTGGGAAAAAACCCTGGTGTAAATGATTTTTTTATCGGAGAGGAAGTCACGGTGCAGGTTCCGGAATTTCAGAAAAGCGTGCATGTGGCGGTTTACGACATAACGGAAGCGCAGCACCGCGAAATTAGTTATCTGAAAAGTAATTTTGACGAAACGGTTTCCTATTTAAAGTCCCAAAAAATCATCCATGCGCTGAACCATCTTTTTCATTGTTTCCCGCCAACAGCAAGGGGAAGAGCTTTTCTTGAAAAGATGATTTCTTCTTTTGATTTATTAGAAGGACTCAATGGGGCAATTGACGAAGGACATAACCTCATTATGCAACGCCTTTCCGAATACTTCCCGGGAAAGGGTTTGATCGGGGGAAGTGATTCACACACTTTGATCCGTCTGGGCAGTTGTTTCACTGCATGCCAGTCACAAACAAAGGAAGAATTTTTGCAACAGTTGCGATTGGGAAAGACAAAGATTGGAGGCAAGTACGGACACTTTCATCATATGTTCAACGATGCCATGGGCGTCTATTTGAACTATTTTCGCGATCTTGTTTTTCGCAGGAACGTTCACGTTCACTGGCCGTTTTGGAAAGAAGCTCGAAACGCTTTCGGGTGGATTGTTTGTCTTCCGGTCTTTTTTTCAGGAGCCCTTGGGGGCTTAACGGTTCGATATTGGATCGAAAAGTTTCGTCAAAAAGATTATGAAAGATTGATTGGAGAAGTTTGTAGTAGCGAATGAATTCGCTACTGAATAGCGACTAATGTCGCTACTACTAACACAGGAGGAGCGATGCTTGCGACACAGATAACACAGAAAGATGGAAAATTTTATTTTGTCAGCTACAAGGCGGCCGACTTACTACCAAAGGTTTTTTTCACAAGCCGATACTATTTTGAAGGAGAACAGATCGAAGCAACCGATGCGCACTCTTCTGACGAAGTTGCTAAATTCATCGCATCCGTTGAGAAAAAAGAACACGCGTTTCAGCGTATGCTCAACCGGCGAAAGATTCGGGAGATTGTAAATTTTCTGGAGAACGCAGCGGTCCAACCTTTGATTCCGGGAACCATTTTGCTCTTTACTCAGGAAGAGCTCACATTTAAGCGGATTGGACACTACGCATCGGTTGGCGATCTTTCCGAACCGGGCAGCAAATATCTCATTATTGATGGCCAACACCGTCTCGCCGGTCTTCGCTTTTATTCCGAACATCATCCACAGGAGGCGGATCAAATCGACGTTCCATGCATGATTTTCGACGGAAAGGCGGCGGATTTTGCCGCGGAAATGTTCGTCGTCATCAACTCCACTCACACCAGAATCAGCAAATCGCATCTTGTGGATTTGCTGGACCGCGTTACATCGGTGAGTCCCGAAAAGAAACTCGCGGCGCGTCTGGTTACAATGCTTTATGAACAATCCACTTCCCCTTTGCAATACCGCATCAACAGACTGGGCGGACGCAGCAAGCAGGAAAAGTGGATTTTGCAATCGGAGCTTTATAACGAATTGCATCGATTAATCGACCAGGATTACGATTTTTGGGAATACAACTTCAATCTAAAAGCCGATAAGGCCTACGATTTTGTTGTGGACTATTTCAAAGCGGTGGCCGCTGTAATGGAAAACATCTGGGGAAAGAAATCCTATATGTTCCACAAAGCTGTAACTATCAAAGCCGTTGTTCGAGTGCTGGGTGACATTATCGAAGAAGAGGATTTTTACGAACAATGGGAGGAACGCGGACAAAAACTCTTTTTGGAGAAGGTCAAAAACTGGGCAAATTTTGCAAGGGATTTTCGCGCAGACGGATTTTACGAACGCTTCGCTGCAAAAGGGCAGGTGGAGCGCACAAGGAAAATTCACGAATTCCTGACCCGCAATTTATCGTAGGGGCAGGCCTTGTGCCTGCCCTTTACGGGCGACCACAAGGGTCGCCCCTACCACCATGGAATCAAAACCGAAAATTTTGTTCGTTTGTCCGTTCTCAAACACAGATGCGAAGACATTTGTTGAGACTCTTGCGCAGGCGATAGATTGGGATATCAAGCTGAGCGACAGCGGGCTCAGTGCGCTATTCCTTCAGCTCAGGAAGTTCGATATCGTGCACTTCTTCTTGCCCGCTACCGGAAAATCGCATTTAGGAATTTCCGGAAAAGGTTCAAACAGTTTTCAAACAATATTTAACTTGCCCCAAGATTCTAAGGCATACAGGAAGAGCATTTTTGCGGACCGCGTGGTTGTATTTTCACAGCAAGAAAGCGATGCAATACGGCAGCAAATTCCGGGAACTTCTGTGGATGTGATTCTTCCCTGCGTTCGGTCCCGCCCATTTGCAAATCTGGAACCGGCGAACAGGATCCGGGAAAAATACGATGTGATGGACCGCCTTCTGGTGGTCGCATTAAATGATTTCAGCGATCAACAGCATTTTACAGCCTTCCTCTACACGGTTCGTGAGTATAACCGTCGTGGCGGATTTCGTTTTGTGGTTCCGCTTTACCGGCAGGACAAACGATCTATGCTCTGGCGTAACAGGCTGGCAGAAGCAATTCAGAAAGAAAAACTGCATTCCACGATACTGCTGGACGCTCCTGCTGACATTCCTTCTTTAATGAATGCGGCCGATTTTACTCTGTTTATGGACAAACGCCCGGAGCGCCCGTTTGGTTTCCCTATGATCACAGCTGAAGCTCTTTGCACGGGAAAGCCGGTCCTTTGTTACAACGTTCCGCCGGTGAATGAAATCGTTTCGGCTTTTCGTAAAGATTGGATTGCGAGCGTGAACGAAGATTTTTCGCGGATCTCCCGCGATCTGCTGAAAGAAAGTCCCCACCTTGAACAGATCTCCACCGAGTTGGCACGGTTTGCGCGATCAAAGATGAGTGCAGAGGCCGTTGGAGAGAATTACAAACAGCTTTACAACTCCCGCCTAAGCCTGTAAGCTTCGAAAACCATGAGTTATACATTGTTCCTTCTTTTGAATGTAAATCATGAGAAGGAAGCTTTGCTGGGTTATATCGCAAAGCGGTTGGAGCAAACCGGTCAGGAATCCTTTTGCTTTGACGAATCACCGGAAAGTTTTTTCGCTATTGAGTACATGCAAGAAGGCTCCGATACCAGTCTTGCCTTAGACATTCCCTATGGCGCAGAAGAAAAAGTTCTCCGTGATGTGTTTGATTTTATGACTTATCTGGAGAGTTACATTCAATTCCAGGTTCTGGATCCACAGATTGGCCGTATCATGGAATCAAATGAATCCGATCAGATTATCGAGAAATGGAAGAATGCAAACACAGAAGCGCTCAAGCAGTACGCTGATGGACATCATTTTTTGAGAACGGTTGCAGAGCGAGATGGAAAGAAGTCGATGATCGAAGCAATCAAATTCCAGGAGGAAACCTGGCAGAATCATTGTTCCGTTGCGCTTGCTTACAACCGGATCCACGATGCCGGGAACGCGCTCAAGCACTTCTCGCGGGCTTTCGAGCTGGATCCTGAGAATTTCGATATTCTGC from bacterium harbors:
- a CDS encoding PHP domain-containing protein, with the protein product MPTKLVEIPEGYLKADLHCHTFHSGKTGHMKAFEPMDSYSTPQQLYDLAKKRGMDLVTITDHDSIDGCLSFLGKNPGVNDFFIGEEVTVQVPEFQKSVHVAVYDITEAQHREISYLKSNFDETVSYLKSQKIIHALNHLFHCFPPTARGRAFLEKMISSFDLLEGLNGAIDEGHNLIMQRLSEYFPGKGLIGGSDSHTLIRLGSCFTACQSQTKEEFLQQLRLGKTKIGGKYGHFHHMFNDAMGVYLNYFRDLVFRRNVHVHWPFWKEARNAFGWIVCLPVFFSGALGGLTVRYWIEKFRQKDYERLIGEVCSSE
- a CDS encoding DGQHR domain-containing protein, whose amino-acid sequence is MLATQITQKDGKFYFVSYKAADLLPKVFFTSRYYFEGEQIEATDAHSSDEVAKFIASVEKKEHAFQRMLNRRKIREIVNFLENAAVQPLIPGTILLFTQEELTFKRIGHYASVGDLSEPGSKYLIIDGQHRLAGLRFYSEHHPQEADQIDVPCMIFDGKAADFAAEMFVVINSTHTRISKSHLVDLLDRVTSVSPEKKLAARLVTMLYEQSTSPLQYRINRLGGRSKQEKWILQSELYNELHRLIDQDYDFWEYNFNLKADKAYDFVVDYFKAVAAVMENIWGKKSYMFHKAVTIKAVVRVLGDIIEEEDFYEQWEERGQKLFLEKVKNWANFARDFRADGFYERFAAKGQVERTRKIHEFLTRNLS
- a CDS encoding glycosyltransferase, whose product is MESKPKILFVCPFSNTDAKTFVETLAQAIDWDIKLSDSGLSALFLQLRKFDIVHFFLPATGKSHLGISGKGSNSFQTIFNLPQDSKAYRKSIFADRVVVFSQQESDAIRQQIPGTSVDVILPCVRSRPFANLEPANRIREKYDVMDRLLVVALNDFSDQQHFTAFLYTVREYNRRGGFRFVVPLYRQDKRSMLWRNRLAEAIQKEKLHSTILLDAPADIPSLMNAADFTLFMDKRPERPFGFPMITAEALCTGKPVLCYNVPPVNEIVSAFRKDWIASVNEDFSRISRDLLKESPHLEQISTELARFARSKMSAEAVGENYKQLYNSRLSL
- a CDS encoding tetratricopeptide repeat protein; this translates as MSYTLFLLLNVNHEKEALLGYIAKRLEQTGQESFCFDESPESFFAIEYMQEGSDTSLALDIPYGAEEKVLRDVFDFMTYLESYIQFQVLDPQIGRIMESNESDQIIEKWKNANTEALKQYADGHHFLRTVAERDGKKSMIEAIKFQEETWQNHCSVALAYNRIHDAGNALKHFSRAFELDPENFDILHAIGVTYYNLQNYLEARDVLLKYLQSDPGNEDARQLVRACETKLKS